The Thermococcus sp. EP1 sequence TACATAAAGATAACAGCCCCCTATTCGATCTATTCAAGCGTTGCTCTTTATGAAGAACCGAGAAATATGAAAGGATGGCTAGGAGCGGAGCTTGTTTTTGATATAGATGCAAAAGACTTGCCCCTGAAAAGATGCAATCATGAAACAGGGAAAGTATGTCCAATATGTTTAGAAGATGCCAAAGAGCTCACTAAAGATACTTTCATTATACTAAAGGAAGACTTTGGATTTGAGAATGTTCATCTTGTTTACTCAGGAAGAGGATATCACATAAGGGTTTTAGATGATTGGGCACTTAGTCTAGATTCAAAAGCAAGGGAGAAAATTTTAAATTATATTTCCAGTGCTGAAGAGATTGCTTTTGAGGATCTTCAAGAAAGGAGAATATTATTATCTTCTGGGTATTTCAGAGTATTTCGATTTAGATTTGGGTATTTCATTAAGCGTGTTTCTGAGTATCATTTGAGAAACATTGGTCTAAATAGGCGACAAATTGAACAGATACTCGAAAAGAAGGAGAATATATATAGGGATTTTGTAGAGAAAGGCATGTTAACTGCATTTCCTCGAGGAGTAGGATACAGAACACTTCTGAGACTTTTTAGTCTGTCAACTACTTTTTCTAAAGCTTATTTTGATGGTAGAGTTACGGTAGATATTAAACGGATTTTAAGACTTCCCTCATCTCTACATTCAAAAGTGGGTCTTATAACTACATATATTGGGAACAATGAAAAGGATCTCGAAAAATTTGACCCATTTAAAAACGCGGTACCAAAATTCAGAGAAAAAGAAGTCAAAGAGGCGTATAAGCTCTGGGTGGAGAAGTTGGAGGAGTAAGCATGCTTCAGGGTAGGGCTAAAATAATATTCTCGATGTTGATATGGGGCAGTGTAGGGGTTTTTGCTCGATACTCTGGATTAGATGGTTTAAAATTGGCCTTTTATAGAGTTCTTTTAGGGAGTATACTCCTTATTTTGATACATTCATTGAAGAATGCTGGTTGGATTAAGGGAGCTTTTTTAAATGTGAGACCTAAGATTGGTTTGGTATTTCTATTGGGGTTTGTTTTGGCTTTAAATTGGGTATTTTTCTTCTCCGCAATTATGTATACTGACATAGCCAAGGCGACTCTTATCTATTATTTGGCGCCTATAATAGTAGTTATACTATCTTCAGTGTTTTTGAAAGAGAACATTACAAAAATAAGGATAGTTCTAGTATGTTTGGCTTTTTTAGGGGCTTTTTTAATAGGAAGCCAAACAGAGATGTCCCTTGGAAATAAGGACTTTGTTGGAATAATATTTGCTTTTTTGGGCGCAATTTTTTATGCGAGTGTAACTATTTTGGGTCGATATCTTAGGGAGATTGATAGTTCCAATCTAACATTTTTTCAGTTATTTTTTGCCACGTTGATTCTTTTTCCTGTTCTAGTGAGTGTAGGAGATTTCCATGTTTCTTTAAACTCTTTCGTAGTGGTTATTTTTATAGCAATTATTCATACCGTTTTTGCACTTTTTATCTACATGGACGGCCTTAAAGAAGTTGAAGCTAATGAAGCAGCACTCTTAAGTTATCTTGATCCACTAAGTGCAATAGTTTATGCAGCGATACTTCTAGGAGAAATACCAACATTTAGAACTGTTATTGGGGGTTCACTAATATTGGTGGCTTCGTTTTTAGATATGAAAATGAAGTGAGGGAGCTATAGCCCGCCTTCTGTAAAAATGGGGCATTCGACTAAGCGGCCCACCACGGGACTCCCACCGGGAATTCATCGTCCCTAGCTTGGCCTTGCACCCCGCGGGACGGCCGTTTCACCGTTCCCCCTCAAATCGTCTGCGGGTTAGCTCGGCCTTCGTTGCCGAAGGCCTTCACCGCTTTCATCCTCCTATTTGAGGGGACGTGTCGTTTCTGCGCCGTTGCCCTCCCTTTCGGGAGGTGCCTTACGACACCGCGGCCCCGGTGAGGTGGGCGGAACTTCCTCAGGCTTAATACCCGACAGCCCCAGCTCCCTCACTATTTAAGTTTAATAAAAGTAGAGTTATAAATATTTTGGACTATTTTTTCGGTAATTCTCTGTACTCTTTGATCTCGGGCTCTTTTGGTCTCTTGAACTTGCCTATGGGGGATCTTCTCTTGGGTTTTGGTCTCTCACGTCTTTTCTTTGAAGGTGCTGGTTTCAAATAGAGAATCAGTAATACTAAGAAGATTATTATGAGTAGTATGGCGATATATGTAAGAATATTTCTTTGTTGTGGGGCTGGAGTAGGAATAGTAGTGTTTGTTGTGGAAGTTGGAGGGGTTGATGACTGTGAGGAAATGGAAGTTGGAGGAGCAGGAGGTTTTATCTCCAGATTTCCACTGATCTTCTGTTCCTTACTATTCTGTATCAGGGAAAACTCGTAGTATATCTTCTCTCCTATTGGAAATTCCATAGTAATATTCACGTAATTTTTTCCTGGAGATAGAGATAAGTCTCTTGATCCTTTGTGAATAGTTTCATTGAGCCTGAAGAATCTATAGGATAATTTAGTGGCCACTTCCTTCGAGTTGGCATTGCTGAGTGTTATGGAAAACTGGACTGTTGCCTTATTCTCGTTTAAGGAAATCTCTTTGTATAGTATATTCTCGATTTGTGGGTATGCAAGTACATTGTAGGAGATGGATTCCTGATCAAGAGTTATTTTTCCAAAGCTAATTTTGCTTATGATTTTTTTGCTTCCTGGGGATAAAGAAGGTATCTCGTCTTGGATTATTGTACTTCCTTTTTCTATTTTGATAGCTTTTGTGGAGTTGTGTAAAAGCTCATTGTTGACTCCATAGACTTCTACAGTGTAATTAATTACAATGTCCCTTTCCGAAAACAGGGTTAGATATAGGGTATTTTTTTCATCTTCCATAACTTCTGTCTTTTCCAAAGAAATTGCTGTTAAATCCACTCCAAAGGTGATGTAAAAAACTTTTGAGAAAAGATATGTGCCTTTAGAATATTCTAACTTGTATATGAGTCTATATTCACCAGCTTGAAGGTCATATGGGATTGGGATCTCTACTTGAAGTGAGTTATCTCCTGGAGTCAGATTCATGGCTATATCTGTTTTAAGATATTGCTTTCCGTTTTTCTCTAAGTACGCTGTTCCGTTTATTGATACTGGAGAATTTTTGAGATTATGAACCGTAGAGTATATTACAATGGTCTCTCCGGTGAGTATTCTGTTTGTTTTAACTGACCGTTCTTTAACTTCAACAAAGGCCTCTTTGAACATTAGAGGTATATCTGTTATTTCAAGAGTAACTGGAATTTGTATAACCCTGAGATCCCCAGAGCTTAAAAATCCCCAAAGGACCATGAAAAGTGTATACGTTCCTGGTTTGACACTTTCATTTACATAAATTTTATACCTCAAAGTTCTTTCTTCTCCTGACTTCCAATATGTATAGAGAACACCAGTAGATAGAGGCTCTCCGTCGGGTTTGTATATTTCCAGTGTGATTCCAGAGACCTCGTTGTTTTTGGAATCCAAAACGTAATATCTGCGAAACGTCACAATTTGAAAGTCTTTATCTGCATTGTTTATCAACGTTAGAGTTCCTTCTTTGTAGTCTCCCGAAATCAGGACTATTTTTTCTTCTAGAGTTGAGAATAGGAGGGTTTGTGAAGATACCATAGATGTGATCAGTAGGAGTACTATAAGGACTATAAGTTTCCTTCGCATAAATCTCCCCCTATATAGTTAGTATCTCAACAAATATAAAACTTCACATTAAAAGTAGGAAAATTCCAAGCACAGTAAAACCTACAAAGAACAATAAGCTTGCTCTGTATAGTGGAAGTTTTGAAAATTGTCTCTTAACTAAAAGCGCTATGATAGTCAATAGAAGTCCATAAAATGATGCAAAAATTCCAAGGGCAATTTTAATCTCTACGTTGAAAATTAACATAATACCCAAAATAGCTCCAGCAAATACGGTTATCTGGGGGATTGTGAATAGATAATAGTTAAGTAATATTTTGTTATCATCCATCTTCTCTCACTCCACAATAAATGCGTAGGTTGTTGTAGTAGGAAGTTTTTTTCGTATTTTTGGTAATAAGTAACGAGGAAGGATTATTTCAGTTTTTTCCTCTAGCATATCGTAGTTCCCAAGAATTTTTTCAATGATCTTTACAGCGACTTTACCCCTTACTCTAAAATATCCGTGCCAGGTGGTGGTGATTTCGAGGATTATTGGAATATATAAGAACTCTCTTTCGTGTTCTTCGATTAATGAGAGGATGTACTCGAGTTCCTCTCGTTTAAAATAGTGAAACTGGCCATCTTTAAGTTGCACTTTTGGTTCTTCCTCTTTAAGCAGTTGGGAAAGTTTTTTCCTACTTTTTGGAAGATGTACATTCAAACGGGAAAGTTCTTTCTGTATAATTTCATCATCTTTGGGCATGTTTGAATTTTTGAAGGGAGAATAAAAAGGTTTTTCCTAAAATGCTATTGACATATATGTATCAAAAATATATGTGATCTGGTCTAGTTTTGTACATGAAAGTGTAACTCGGGATAGAAATTGCCATTTTGACAATAGTTCATTAGAAAAGCTTATATTAGAAATATTGTATAAAAATGCTGGACAATAATGAAAATATTATCATTAAGGTGGGGTAAAAATGAACGATATCAAATCCGTTGCAAGAGGGTTTTCGGGTAAACCACGTTTTCTCCAACTTGTTTTTGTGGATATAGATGGTATTGCTAAAGGTATGGAGGTGCCAATAGGGAGATACGAGGAAGTTATAACTGAAGGGATTTCATTTGATGGTTCATCAATTCCAGGATTCCAAGGAATAGAAGATAGTGATCTCACTTTCAAAGCAGATCCGGATACTTATGTGGAAGTACCGTGGGAAGGCGTGGCGAAGGTATTTGGATACATATACAAGGGCAATAAACCATATTATGCAGACCCGAGAAGAGTTTTGAAATCAGTCACTGAGGAGTTAGAAAAGGAGGGATTAACGGCATATATAGGTCCAGAGCCCGAGTTCTATTTATTTGAAAAAAACGGCTCATGGGAGCTCAAACTTCCGGATGGGGGAGGTTATTTTGATTTAATTAATCTAGACAAGGCAAGGGAGATTAAAAGGACAATAGCTCACTACATGCCATCCTTTAAGTTAATCCCAGAGGTTTTACACCATGAAGTGGGCCCCGGACAGCATGAGATAGATTTTCGATTTGCCGATGCCTTAACAACTGCGGATAATATAATTCGATTTAAGTATCTGGTGAAGGCTGTTGCAGAGAGTTATGGCCTTTATGCCACATTCATGCCAAAACCCCTTTTTGGAAAGCCAGGTAATGGGATGCACCTCCACATAAGTCTTTGGGAAGGGAACAGGAATATTTTCATTGGAGAAAAAGGGTTAAGTGAAGAGGCCCTTTACTTTATAGGGGGGATCTTAGAACATGCAAAGGCTTTAACGGCAATCACAAATCCAACTGTTAACTCGTATAAAAGATTAGTTCCAGGATATGAGGCACCCGTTTACATATCTTGGGGTTATGCAAACAGGAGTGCTTTAGTAAGGGTACCCGCATATAAAGGAAATGGTGCAAGAATTGAATATAGGTGTCCTGATCCGAGTGCGAATCCATATTTTGCATTTGCTGCAGTCTTGAAAGCTGGTATGGATGGAATAAAACAACAGATTGAACCCTTTGCACATGTGGAGGAAAATGTTTATGAATTAGACGAGAAAAAACGAGCTTTATTAGGAGTGGATACTCTGCCTTCAACCTTAGAAGCCGCACTTGAAGCTCTTAGAAAAGACAAGGTTGTTAAAGGTGCACTTGGTGAAGCATATCACAACTTCATTAAGTATAAAACGGAAGAATGGAAGAGCTATCAGGAATATTTGGAGAAAAGTGGGATACCAATGAATACAATAGAAATCACTGAGTGGGAACTAGAGAGGTATTTTTATGTTTGATCTTTTTCCTTTTCTTCGATGTGAAGAATGAGTGATCCTAAAATTATGAAAATTGCTCCTATTATCTGTTTTAATGTTAAGACTTCGTGGAATATCGAGTAGGCCAAAATTAAAGCCACCACTGGTTCTATCGTAGATATGATGGATGCTTTACTAACTTCGACTTCCTGAAGGGCTCTATTGTAAAGAATATATCCCAAGAATGTGGGAAAGAATGCAAGCCCGAATAGGTATGGGATAGATTCATAGGGTACTTTAAAATTAGAAAATGGGGCTAAAAATAATGCTCCAAAACCGATCGTGTAAAGGAGAGCCTCTTCTGGTCTTTCACTTTTTACAGCAATTTTAGCCAAAATACCATAAAGTGCATATGTTAATCCAGAGAGCAGGCCTAACACTGTAGCGATCTTGTTACCATTCCAATGATCAAGGTTCACAACTAAGAGGATTCCAAATATCGCCATGAGTAGCGCTAAAAGTTTTGTTGTGGTTATCTTCTCTTTAAATAGGAGATATCCTAAGATGGTTGAATAAATGGGAGCGGAATACAGAAGAAGGACTGCGAAAGATACAGAGGAAATCTTTACTGTATAAAAGTATAGAATGTAAAACAGAAACACTGCAAAAAAACCGTAGAATGCGTAGAATGGCAGTCTGTACCTCTTTATTTGGAAACCATTTGAGTAGTTGTATGCTAGGAGGAGGGAAAATGCTATCAATGCTCTATAAAAGGTTATAGTAAATGGATCCAGATTAAACTGGTAAAGCAACTTTGCAAAAATTCCAAGAGTGCCCCACATACTTGCAGCTAAAAAAACTAAAAAATAGCCTCGTTTCAAGTCGTTACCTCCTTAAATTTCTGGCCCTACTGGAAGTCTGCGTTTATGTTCACTTTTTAGGATTAATGATTCTACATATTCCACTTTTTCATGGGGGATATTTAGTTCTTCTGTGATTTTTTCTTTCTCCATCTTCAAGTCGATCAGTCTGTACAGAATCTCATCTAATTGTCTATATGTTATTCCCAGCTCGTCTTCGTCGCTCTGTCCTTCCCAAAGCCCTGCACTTGGTTTTTTATTTATTATTCTTTCTGGAACTCCTAAGACTTTTGCAATTTTCCAAACCTCTGTCTTGTATAAGTTAATTAGCGGAGCGTAATCGCTTGCTCCGTCACCCCACTTAGTGAAATAGCCGGTCAAGAACTCACTTTTGTTTGACGTTCCTAAAACAAGGTAATTTCTAGAGTTTGCATGAGCATAAAGGAGAATCATTCTGGTTCTTGCCATCAAGTTTCCCCTGGAGACAGGATCCAACTCAAATCCCAAGCTCTTTTCAATTTCATCTACAATGTTTTTTATGGATATGACTTTGTACTTTATTCCAAGGGTTTTGCAAACTAAAATGGCGTCATCAAGGTCTTTGTTTTTATAATATGGCATTATGAGCCCTAAAACTCGCTCCTTTCCTAGCGCATTAACGGCAAGATATGTTACAGTTGCACTGTCTACTCCACCGCTTATTCCTATAACAACTCCTTTTGCTTTAGTTTCATTAACTTTGTCTTTTATGAATGATGTCAGTTTGTTAATAACTTCTTCATGGTTTAGCACTCTCATCTCATTACCCTCCTTTCAATTCCTCCATAAATCTCACATATCCTACCAAACTTAGGGCACTTCCCACAAGCATCATAACAAACGCAATCCACGCGAGAGGAGCGTAGGGATAATCTACCCCTTCAACATTATAGGTGTAATTTACCTCTCCACTTTCTACATTTATTTGGGGTTGAGAGAGAGGGTTCAAACTCACAGACTCGTTTTTTAGCTTGTAAACATCAATTTTATTCCCATGGATGATAATTAATGAAGCATTTTGAGAATATAACATAAGGGTTCTGTTATTTATGAAATATTTTTTCTCAAACTGGGAATCTCCAAGTAAATGTTCTCCTGCTTGAAGATCTCCGCTCC is a genomic window containing:
- the priS gene encoding DNA primase catalytic subunit PriS — its product is MSELFREMSKGERTKYYSEEWNVRKIPSFILKTLENREFGFDHTGEGPNDRKNVFYHIKDLEDYIKITAPYSIYSSVALYEEPRNMKGWLGAELVFDIDAKDLPLKRCNHETGKVCPICLEDAKELTKDTFIILKEDFGFENVHLVYSGRGYHIRVLDDWALSLDSKAREKILNYISSAEEIAFEDLQERRILLSSGYFRVFRFRFGYFIKRVSEYHLRNIGLNRRQIEQILEKKENIYRDFVEKGMLTAFPRGVGYRTLLRLFSLSTTFSKAYFDGRVTVDIKRILRLPSSLHSKVGLITTYIGNNEKDLEKFDPFKNAVPKFREKEVKEAYKLWVEKLEE
- a CDS encoding DMT family transporter — its product is MLQGRAKIIFSMLIWGSVGVFARYSGLDGLKLAFYRVLLGSILLILIHSLKNAGWIKGAFLNVRPKIGLVFLLGFVLALNWVFFFSAIMYTDIAKATLIYYLAPIIVVILSSVFLKENITKIRIVLVCLAFLGAFLIGSQTEMSLGNKDFVGIIFAFLGAIFYASVTILGRYLREIDSSNLTFFQLFFATLILFPVLVSVGDFHVSLNSFVVVIFIAIIHTVFALFIYMDGLKEVEANEAALLSYLDPLSAIVYAAILLGEIPTFRTVIGGSLILVASFLDMKMK
- a CDS encoding DUF61 family protein; this translates as MPKDDEIIQKELSRLNVHLPKSRKKLSQLLKEEEPKVQLKDGQFHYFKREELEYILSLIEEHEREFLYIPIILEITTTWHGYFRVRGKVAVKIIEKILGNYDMLEEKTEIILPRYLLPKIRKKLPTTTTYAFIVE
- the glnA gene encoding type I glutamate--ammonia ligase → MNDIKSVARGFSGKPRFLQLVFVDIDGIAKGMEVPIGRYEEVITEGISFDGSSIPGFQGIEDSDLTFKADPDTYVEVPWEGVAKVFGYIYKGNKPYYADPRRVLKSVTEELEKEGLTAYIGPEPEFYLFEKNGSWELKLPDGGGYFDLINLDKAREIKRTIAHYMPSFKLIPEVLHHEVGPGQHEIDFRFADALTTADNIIRFKYLVKAVAESYGLYATFMPKPLFGKPGNGMHLHISLWEGNRNIFIGEKGLSEEALYFIGGILEHAKALTAITNPTVNSYKRLVPGYEAPVYISWGYANRSALVRVPAYKGNGARIEYRCPDPSANPYFAFAAVLKAGMDGIKQQIEPFAHVEENVYELDEKKRALLGVDTLPSTLEAALEALRKDKVVKGALGEAYHNFIKYKTEEWKSYQEYLEKSGIPMNTIEITEWELERYFYV
- a CDS encoding EamA family transporter, translated to MKRGYFLVFLAASMWGTLGIFAKLLYQFNLDPFTITFYRALIAFSLLLAYNYSNGFQIKRYRLPFYAFYGFFAVFLFYILYFYTVKISSVSFAVLLLYSAPIYSTILGYLLFKEKITTTKLLALLMAIFGILLVVNLDHWNGNKIATVLGLLSGLTYALYGILAKIAVKSERPEEALLYTIGFGALFLAPFSNFKVPYESIPYLFGLAFFPTFLGYILYNRALQEVEVSKASIISTIEPVVALILAYSIFHEVLTLKQIIGAIFIILGSLILHIEEKEKDQT
- a CDS encoding NAD+ synthase, whose product is MRVLNHEEVINKLTSFIKDKVNETKAKGVVIGISGGVDSATVTYLAVNALGKERVLGLIMPYYKNKDLDDAILVCKTLGIKYKVISIKNIVDEIEKSLGFELDPVSRGNLMARTRMILLYAHANSRNYLVLGTSNKSEFLTGYFTKWGDGASDYAPLINLYKTEVWKIAKVLGVPERIINKKPSAGLWEGQSDEDELGITYRQLDEILYRLIDLKMEKEKITEELNIPHEKVEYVESLILKSEHKRRLPVGPEI